tgatttaaccatgtatatatatgtattatgtataccTAAGTcaaataagtcaaagtcaaatatttctttattcaaataggcacatagatggcacttttgatgcgtacattacatgtaaaatatgacataggagtgagttgatggcgataaataaattcgtcaacttaaaactaaagctacgagggttccaaacgcgccctggtctaagtcctaagtctaagaagcccacaacaaacttagcaggctgttatcaccatctcacattgtcctttaaaatctaatctatgtatttatgtatatatatatatgagtgtatatatacataaatacatatatacatatataatatatgtatatatatatgtaatatgaaTCTCAGAATAGGCTgcaacgattttcattaaaGTTTCAGCAAAGTTCAGTTTCTTAATTCGTTCTTTTAGTTcgtaattgaatttttattaaatagatagaCGAagctatgtttaaaataaatacatttaatatattcagGTGTGGCCGATCCAGACGACTTCCTGACAGTCGCCGATACGTGTTTACAGAAGGATTGTTTTAACGAATTTGCAAAACCTTGGCTTGGCGATGGGCTAGCGACAAGTGATTGTgagtactaatattattttttctttcatcatcatcgtcatcatcatattaacccattacagaGAAGGGTCCCAtcctacaataagaagggtttaggctgtagtccaccacgctggccaactgcAGATTTgaggacttcacacgcctagGAAAATATTATAgccaactctcaggcatgcaagttttctcacgatgttttcctttaccgttgaagcaagtgacattttaattgactaaaacgcacataacttagaaagttagcgGTGGAcccctcctcccacaatgaggaggggtccaGAGCGGATTATtgcaaaaaattggttgtctgtaaagtcggcttactgacgatagttgaacgtgacaacgtcgtaagaaaatactgatggaatggttgcatttttcaaaagaaaattttaattttatttgtctgatagatattatcgttgcacacattcacttttcactgcacttcatccttgccgaaaacatgtaaatgtattattgtatagaagctgtccacgcggacgcatcgctcactcaagtaggagagagacagatgtcgaacgcggaggcaaactgtgcctctttgtcgctcgttcgtGCAGCCgtctccatcgaattataagaagTAGTCACGTCAAAAACGTTTTCTTTACGTGTATTTAATACGTGTATACTGCTATATTTCACTAGTAAtgaaattattagaataaataagtagactgcaatttttttttttgtaaaagcaAATATggcgtatattataagtttgaactttattgctttttactttactttgtcgtcaaatatcattattctttttttaatcacagatttcgtCAAGGCTACTTTGTTAATGTGTCTTATATCACTACTGAAAAAGAGTACATGTGCGTGTATGTCAAATACATGTAacgatgtttatatttttaagcataatacaaaaaaactttCTCTACGTGAACTATAAGTATGGGatttcatactcctccgtccgCGCAGTTATCGTAAAAAAGGGGACTAAGTTTTTGTTTCACGtattactataatagatatctgaaaacgatttattttatttgctttaaagattttaaagtaagattttcgtggttattcaacatttattaaatattttgggatttttcGATATTTCGATTCGATTTTTCGATAGCCCAGTttcatggatcgtggtcacgatggAACTGcttaggtacgagatgtcatgTTGAATGTCACAAGCAGAAACTGACTACCCGCGGATACGGGcaccagttgcatggatcgtggtgtCTATAGACAAATCGCAAAATATAAACGCGggatgtacccgttgaactatatttaagaatgtttattTCCTTTGTTTTAGTGACAACGTGGAAGGAACATCGGAAACTATTAGACCCAGCGTTCAGCCAGGCCTTTACAGACGGATTTCTGACAGTTTTCAATAAACAGGCTCGCCGTTTGGTTAAGGAGCTAGAGGTGAAGGCTGGCAAAGGAACTTTTGATCATTTCGTTTATACTCGAAAAAATGCTCTGGAAACTACTTTTTGTATGTCTATTCTTTGGCACCTTGTTTTAATACTTctaagatatttaaattataagatggGGTGGTTAATTGGATgtaataatgatatttatatcgaaaatATCGCGTCGCATAGTTGCCAGCGCTATCCAAGATGGCCTCCGCCATCagatggcgaattacatttttttcacaacttcctcaatGTTGGTGTCAAATAAAAGGGCAgcactagtagaatactatacgttatgacaaatttcaaatccaaaatggcaGCCACCACGAAAcagcgaattacatttttattcacaACCTCTTCTATAtgggtataaaatgaaagggcttgactagtagaatactatacgctatttcaaatttcaaatccaagatggccgctaccacGAAacggcgaattacatttttattcgcaacttcctcaatatgggtatcaaatgatggcttgactagtagaataacgtacataacattgaaaatagggcgttttttaatttaaaaattttcttagTTACTGTTTTCGGGGAGGACTTCAATGACAAAAGCTTCCTCATCAACATATACCAACAGAAAATGGACCAGATGCTAAACATTCTTGTGGAAAGGTTTAAGAAGCCTTGGTTACACTGTGACTACATATACAGGTGGTCAGCGTTAAGAAAGCAGCAAGACGATTGTATGAAGATATTGCTTAATATTTCGAATACGGTAATTATTTAGTTATGTTTGCCGTGGTGATTCCAGATCAGAATACTGGGAAAAAGGGAATGTTATACTAAATTTACTCAGGGataaatacatcgccatctagccgtaaagtaaatataacttgtgttatgggtactaagatagctgatgaatatttttatgaatacatacataaatactaataagatacagataaacaccaaggcactgaaaaacattaatattcattgCACAAACATTCAAATGTAGTTTTTTGAATCAtcataacatcatcatcacatcgacccattctTTATGAGTCCCCgcgcgtagtccaccacgctggcccagtgcggattggtggactccatacacctttgagaacattatgtagaactctcaggcatgcaggtttcctaacgatgttttcctttaccgttaaagcaactgatatttaattCCTGGTTACAGGttctgaaaaagaaaaaagcagTTTACTTGAATAATGGAAAAAACCAGAATATCAAAAAGGAAACAAATGGTAAaacctaattaattaattattaattaggttttataataattagtatttttactTTGTAATATTATTCGTATtcgttgttttttgtttttaatttaattttaatttttattgctttagcAGTAAGACCACCTTTGCATACAAATAGAGAGTCATTAGTGATGTTTCTGACTCATTTGTGTTTCATACAATGTATATCTATTTTTCAGGTCCAAAATTTAAGGCCTTCATTGATCTTCTCCTAGAACTAGCAATAGAGAAAGATGCTTTCAACGACGAGGAGATCAGAGAACATGTTGACACTCTTATGTTTGGTGGGCATGACACAGTAGCTAGTGTGCTTATGTATACCATTTTGCTGGTTGGATCCTACTCTGGTGTACAGAAAAAAATCTTAGAAGAGTAAGTTGTGACTCAGGTTTTTGTTGGAAAAGTGTTTGGTGGGCTTTCTCAATGAACGGTAACATTTGCTGAATTTTTCGTCTAATTGGAACGACAGACATTTTTCATTGGctcagtgagcagcgaccctgatttccggctccaaagctgtgggttcgattcccacacctggaaaatgttagtgtgatgaacatgaatgtttttcagttgctgggtggttatctgtatgtcagtggcgtgcatagagggtatgcagataatacaaaatgaagaCAATCTCCAGAaggagtaataaataattaggggtaggctttttataactcttgcaatgcctatagttagtttttttataactcgttccgattttcttcattttatttcatctgcataccctgtgaataccctccatgcacgccaatgctctatattataaatatttatgtataatgtttattattcataaaaaatattcatcagtcatcttagtacccataacacaagctacgctatcTTTGGGGCTAgtgggcgatgtgtgtactgtcgcaGTATATGTATTTAGTGATTTGGTTTTTCTCTTGAAGGATTCTCAGTACCATCCCGGAGTTAGGAATTTGGTAGTGTCAacctccgtgcctcggagagcacgtttagTTAATTATCACTTGTGATGATAGTCGTTAGTCCGCCAATCCGTGGGCTAGTGTGGTGAACTacgacccttctcattgcgggaggagacccgtgccttgtaggccggtaatgatatgatgatgatgacgaaagtcgttaaagcccaccaacccgcattcgGACACTGTGGTGGGTCCTATACTCTAAACACCCTCTCCTAtaagacgaggcctgtgccccATTGGACGTTAGTAGACTGAGGGTGGTAACAATATTTCAGACTGCAGAGCATCTTCGGGGATAGCAACAGAGACGTTACGAGGGCAGATCTGTCGCAGCTGGTTTACCTGGAGGCCGTTATAAATGAGAGCATGCGTATTTATCCCATAATGCCTATTAGCACTCGTCGACTTGATAGAGACGTCcaattaagtaagtaatatttatcCCGGCAAAtagtccatactaatattatgtgtgttaattcaaaagtgtttgtttttttttccttactttacgccgtaactaagcaaccaatcgacttgatttttggcatagcacgcacgcacacacacacacacacacataaagtaaattatttaattaaaaatgcactgattttataatgttagtacTTAATCAATCatagtaacataggttactttttattgaCATCGACCCAaacactaaaacgcttagcggcacgtctttgtcggtggggtggtaaatagcaacggccgaagcctcccactagaccagaccagaggaaatctagaaattataaattttcaaagtgcctctgccgggaatcgaaccaggcacctcctactcaaattcacagcgctcaccgttgcgccatggGGGGtcagcatttataataataggaaGGATTTGggaattaactttaattttcaCAGAAAACTGCACTCTAAAGAAAGGAAGAACATGTTTGCTGTTCATCTTTGGTGTCAATAGGCACCCCATGTGGGGTCCAGATGCTGAGAAATTCAAGCCAGAACGTTGGCTGGGCTCCACAACGCCTGATTGTCCCACTGCGATCGCTGGCTTCGGTGTAGGAAGAAGAGTGTGCATAGGTAACGTTTCTCTCCCGCAGTCCCTTCCTTGTGACGGCCGCTTAACGctgtcggcagcgaccctgctttggctgtgggtacgattcccacaactggaaaaatgttcgtgtgataaacatgaatgttctgtagataataagtatttatctattatttaataataataaataaatatactacgacaatacacacgtcgccacctagccccaaagtaagcgtagcttgtgttatgggtactaagatgactgatgaatatttttatgaattatagattcataaatacttagaaaatacatattaacacccagacactgaaaaacacttaatgctcatcacagaaacattttccagttgtgggaatcgaacccacggccttggactcagaaagcagggtcgctgcccactgcgccagtcggccgtcaactcTTTATAACTCACTATGGGTCGCGGGGAGGCTCTGGATACAGGCAGCCCAGAATCGCGGAGTTTGGAACGCACTATAAAAGACATATGTCaggcagtggacgtcaatcggtccTATTAGTACCCACAGCACaaactacacttactttggggctagatggcggtgtgtatgccccccccccccccccaacgATGTTCTCCTCTTAGGTAAGCCCGTTACCtacttagactgcataatcaatCACACTGTATCGAATGAAgttgcttgactagtagaataatatacctacaacaAAAAGAGATAATGGcggattacaatttttttacgcAATATGAGTATTTAATGaaatggcttgactagtagaataatgtacacacaCAGAGAATCCTAAAAAGGATATTTGGGAAGAATCCCAAAGGAGGAGCCAATTAATCTACAAATCTTTTGTAAGGCCATATATTGCCACTTCGGATTGATTTCAATATATTGCGTTCTTTGTGTGGTATTATCTCGTATCCATCTTTCTATTGCCCGGTTTCTGAAGTTCCCAGTTAACTTCTCGTTAGCTATTGATTCAATTAAGTTAACTAAAGGATAAACGTCGGTTAGTTGTGATTGCGTTTCTGAACACCCAATGAACCGTTCAATAACTATGAGAACATTAAGCAGTTCCCTATTCTACCACTAGATGGGTCTATTAAAAAGTTCGAGTTTAAAATggctatttttatacaattccttattgaataaaacttataattatagcaatatttttttccacgATCAATAAGTGGCTAAGCATTATTTTAGCTAAAAATTGTGATTATCGTCATTATAATTTAACagacattaaaatttttataaacgaAACTTATTGTCACAAACA
Above is a genomic segment from Pararge aegeria chromosome 23, ilParAegt1.1, whole genome shotgun sequence containing:
- the LOC120634263 gene encoding cytochrome P450 4V2-like, which gives rise to MLTVVLILVILGCCLIVWFRRNNNEEPPALNGYFPLIGHAHLLIGAGNIHLWIYLKEIAYECLNAGGVMSIFHGPKTVYCVADPDDFLTVADTCLQKDCFNEFAKPWLGDGLATSDLTTWKEHRKLLDPAFSQAFTDGFLTVFNKQARRLVKELEVKAGKGTFDHFVYTRKNALETTFFTVFGEDFNDKSFLINIYQQKMDQMLNILVERFKKPWLHCDYIYRWSALRKQQDDCMKILLNISNTVLKKKKAVYLNNGKNQNIKKETNGPKFKAFIDLLLELAIEKDAFNDEEIREHVDTLMFGGHDTVASVLMYTILLVGSYSGVQKKILEELQSIFGDSNRDVTRADLSQLVYLEAVINESMRIYPIMPISTRRLDRDVQLKNCTLKKGRTCLLFIFGVNRHPMWGPDAEKFKPERWLGSTTPDCPTAIAGFGVGRRVCIGKSYSMMSLKTTLAHVLRRYRVSGNHSQMVAKIDVSLKPVSGHHVKIDSRVQ